The following proteins are co-located in the Brachybacterium sacelli genome:
- a CDS encoding NAD-dependent epimerase/dehydratase family protein yields MKIVVAGGDGFCGWPTALYLSQKGHDVTIVDNLVRREIDEELGSNSVTPILELEERVAAWKEVSGKDIAVKIADLTDYDAVAAIFREIQPESFVHFAEHRSAPYSMIDREHAIENHRNNVEGTLNVLWAIKDFAPDCHLVKLGTMGEYGQPNIDIEEGWIEIEHKGRKDRLPFPKAPGSFYHLTKVHDSDNIMFACRIWGIRATDLNQGVVYGLETDETRLDPRLVNRFDYDAVFGTALNRFIVQAAIGHDLTVYGNGSQTRGYLDIQDTVRCIEIACENPADRGEFRVYNQFTEQFSVKELAEKVQKAARDLGLDVELATTENPRVEKYDHYYNAVNTNLLDLGLEPHLLTDEHLTEVLKVAMNNTDRVERELVMPTVTWK; encoded by the coding sequence ATGAAGATCGTCGTCGCCGGTGGAGATGGATTCTGCGGATGGCCCACTGCCCTGTACCTCTCGCAGAAGGGCCATGACGTCACCATCGTGGACAACCTGGTGCGACGCGAGATCGACGAGGAGCTCGGGTCCAACTCGGTGACCCCGATCCTGGAGCTCGAGGAGCGCGTGGCAGCCTGGAAGGAGGTCTCCGGCAAGGACATCGCCGTGAAGATCGCCGACCTCACGGACTACGACGCAGTGGCCGCGATCTTCCGGGAGATCCAGCCGGAGTCGTTCGTGCACTTCGCCGAGCACCGCTCCGCCCCCTACTCGATGATCGACCGCGAGCACGCGATCGAGAACCATCGCAACAACGTCGAGGGCACCCTGAACGTGCTGTGGGCGATCAAGGACTTCGCCCCGGACTGCCACCTCGTCAAGCTCGGCACCATGGGCGAGTACGGCCAGCCGAACATCGACATCGAGGAGGGCTGGATCGAGATCGAGCACAAGGGCCGCAAGGACCGCCTGCCGTTCCCGAAGGCCCCCGGCTCCTTCTACCACCTCACCAAGGTGCACGACAGCGACAACATCATGTTCGCCTGTCGCATCTGGGGCATCCGCGCCACCGACCTCAACCAGGGCGTCGTCTACGGTCTGGAGACCGACGAGACCCGGCTCGATCCCCGCCTGGTCAACCGCTTCGACTACGACGCGGTCTTCGGCACCGCCCTGAACCGGTTCATCGTCCAGGCCGCCATCGGCCACGACCTCACGGTCTACGGCAATGGCAGCCAGACCCGCGGCTACCTGGACATCCAGGACACCGTGCGCTGCATCGAGATCGCCTGCGAGAACCCTGCCGACCGCGGCGAGTTCCGCGTCTACAACCAGTTCACCGAGCAGTTCTCCGTCAAGGAGCTGGCCGAGAAGGTGCAGAAGGCCGCCCGCGACCTCGGCCTCGACGTCGAGCTGGCCACGACGGAGAACCCGCGCGTGGAGAAGTACGACCACTACTACAACGCGGTCAACACCAACCTCCTGGATCTCGGCCTGGAGCCGCACCTGCTGACCGACGAGCACCTCACCGAGGTCCTCAAGGTCGCGATGAACAACACCGACCGGGTCGAGCGCGAGCTCGTCATGCCCACCGTTACCTGGAAGTGA
- the folP gene encoding dihydropteroate synthase → MTNAHDDSSPERSVTVDATLARTAEAPVGDAADAPTPRPLPDTATRVLVMAIVNRTRDSFFDDGRTWDLETAVAAGLEASAQGADLIDVGGVKFAPGEPLPVDEEIERVVPVIRTLRRELPAHVLLSVDTFHARVASASIEAGADLINDTTGLSDPDMAPTVARTGASLVVTHSVARPRQAYPRPRYDDVVEEVRDFLAARLERALEAGVPRDRIVVDPGPDLNKNTLQTLEVLRDWSEYTSLGLPVLAALSRKDVVGESLGLPKEERLEGSLAAAAWVMRQGARILRVHDVRSTVRMVRMFEVLAGWRDPVGPLVHNT, encoded by the coding sequence ATGACGAACGCGCACGACGACAGCTCACCGGAGCGTTCGGTCACGGTGGACGCCACTCTAGCCCGCACGGCTGAGGCTCCGGTGGGGGACGCGGCCGACGCTCCCACCCCGCGTCCGCTGCCGGACACCGCCACCCGCGTCCTGGTGATGGCCATCGTCAACCGCACCCGGGACTCCTTCTTCGACGACGGCCGCACCTGGGACCTGGAGACCGCCGTGGCCGCCGGTCTCGAGGCCTCCGCGCAGGGCGCCGACCTGATCGACGTGGGCGGGGTCAAGTTCGCGCCCGGGGAGCCGCTGCCGGTCGACGAGGAGATCGAGCGTGTGGTCCCGGTGATCCGCACGCTGCGCCGTGAGCTGCCCGCGCACGTGCTGCTGTCGGTGGACACCTTCCATGCGCGGGTGGCCTCGGCGAGCATCGAGGCCGGGGCTGATCTCATCAACGACACCACCGGTCTGTCGGATCCCGACATGGCTCCGACCGTCGCGCGCACCGGGGCCTCGCTGGTGGTCACCCACTCGGTCGCGCGACCGCGCCAGGCCTACCCCCGGCCGCGGTACGACGACGTGGTCGAGGAGGTGCGGGACTTCCTCGCCGCCCGCCTGGAGCGGGCGCTCGAGGCCGGTGTCCCACGGGACCGGATCGTCGTGGATCCCGGACCCGACCTCAACAAGAACACGCTGCAGACCCTCGAGGTGCTGCGCGACTGGTCCGAGTACACCTCCCTCGGCCTGCCGGTGCTGGCGGCCCTGTCCCGCAAGGACGTCGTCGGGGAGTCGCTGGGCCTGCCGAAGGAGGAACGGCTCGAGGGCTCCCTAGCCGCGGCCGCCTGGGTCATGCGCCAGGGCGCCCGCATCCTGCGCGTCCATGACGTGCGCTCCACCGTGCGCATGGTGAGGATGTTCGAGGTCCTGGCCGGCTGGCGCGATCCTGTCGGCCCGCTGGTCCACAACACCTGA